A single region of the Thunnus maccoyii chromosome 10, fThuMac1.1, whole genome shotgun sequence genome encodes:
- the tax1bp1b gene encoding tax1-binding protein 1 homolog B isoform X1 yields the protein MALFLDGTLLGNNMDTSNFAHVIFQNVGKSYLPHAALECHYTLTQFIKPHPKDWVGIFKVGWSTARDYYTFLWSPLPESYVEGTAVNRTVVFQGYYVPNDDGEFYQFCYVTHKGEIRGASTPFLFRANSPSEDELLTVEDECNSDILVVTTKAGFLEQKMEEAQREKDELVTNMALLQQEKEQLETEKESLQKECEQEKETCAQLRRENQELQNSAQALQEEKEEVKMRLEEATARVLQLEEDLIGVTQKGLQKETELDSLKDRVKKVMAEKEALESHLKNEKDEKELYKIHLKNRELENTKLSAELQMLKSVDVNKENTIAQFKEEVGRLQACLTEKEKQYREILAKVSPLGDMKALKEQLRQKEEQLQANQQQSSLLAAELRDASSTRDRTMSELYHMKLEADALRQAKTEAHAQCVRLERLVEQMKADAKQEAAKAEEEAAADPAVLAELQREVEDLKLRLHMAAEHYKEKYKECQRLQKQVLKLSEQQGDQKRSSAQEATTVPASVSPDTSVPGSPGSADPMLEAIIQEKLKGISREASDRNDKYRKCKQMLMEEKERSCMFADELAKTEVKFKEQLKTNENLKLQLASEEDRYKSQVAEKGRELKELKDTLALVVKEKEKLEGELQKGSSSKKGDQGGSEKTSMENIQSSVPLFLQYPVPYTPDAPTPLLVSQSPSKLHFGNPYSISDSKDEADEEFSDDQLLRLPPVGPPSWDSNVVCIQPTRNHSRPEGPEESEEKQNNNGNTNEQPTATETHSPFVNDGQTAFCFDPSMDMKRCPLCEVIFPPNYDQSKFEEHVESHWKICPMCSEQFPLDCDQKVFENHVLTHFDGHTLNFD from the exons ATGGCACTGTTCCTGGACGGGACTTTATTAGGCAACAACATGGACACATCAAACTTTGCCCACGTCATCTTCCAGAATGTAGGGAAGAGTTACCTGCCCCATGCTGCACTGGAGTGTCATTATACCCTGACGCAGTTCATTAAACCACATCCAAAGGACTGGGTTGGCATATTCAAG GTTGGTTGGAGCACAGCGAGGGACTATTACACATTCTTGTGGTCGCCTCTCCCCGAGAGCTATGTGGAAGGCACCGCAGTCAACAGAACAGTGGTCTTTCAGG GATATTATGTACCCAATGACGACGGTGAGTTCTACCAGTTCTGTTATGTGACCCACAAAGGGGAGATCCGGGGAGCCAGCACTCCATTCCTGTTTCGTGCCAACAGCCCTTCAGAGGACGAGCTGCTGACAGTGGAGGATGAATGCAACTCTGACATCCTGGTGGTCACCACCAAAGCTGGCTTTCTTGAG CAAAAGATGGAAGAAgcccagagagagaaagacgagCTGGTCACAAACATGGCTCTCCTGCAGCAAGAGAAAGagcagctggaaacagagaaggagagCCTGCAGAAGGAGTGTGAGCAGGAAAAGGAGACTTGTGCCCAGCTGAGAAGGGAGAACCAA GAGTTGCAGAATTCTGCCCAGGCCttgcaggaggagaaagaggaggttaAGATGAGGCTTGAGGAGGCCACAGCCAGGGTGTTACAGCTGGAAGAAGACTTGATTGGGGTCACCCAGAAGGGTCTACAAAAGGAAACTGAGCTGGACAG TCTGAAGGATAGAGTGAAGAAAGTTATGGCGGAGAAGGAGGCACTTGAATCTCATCTCAAGAATGAGAAAGATGAGAAGGAACTATACAAG ATTCACCTGAAAAACCGGGAGCTGGAGAACACTAAGTTGAGTGCGGAGCTGCAGATGCTTAAGTCTGTGGATGTGAACAAGGAAAACACCATCGCTCAGTTTAAAGAGGAGGTGGGACGCTTGCAGGCGTGCCTCACTGAGAAGGAGAAACAGTACAGAGAGATCCTTGCCAAAGTTTCCCCCTTG GGAGATATGAAGGCTCTGAAGGAACAGCTGCGGCAGAAGGAGGAGCAGCTCCAGGCCAACCAGCAGCAGTCCTCTTTGTTGGCTGCTGAGTTGAGGGATGCCTCTAGCACCCGCGACCGCACCATGTCTGAACTGTACCACATGAAGCTGGAGGCCGATGCCCTCCGACAGGCCAAAACTGAAGCTCATGCCCAGTGTGTCCGCCTGGAACGCCTGGTAGAGCAGATGAAGGCAGATGCCAAGCAAGAAGCT GccaaagcagaagaagaagctgctgcAGACCCAGCTGTTTtagcagagctgcagagggaAGTGGAGGACCTGAAGCTGCGTCTGCACATGGCTGCAGAACACTACAAGGAGAAATACAAAGAATGTCAGCGACTGCAAAAACAAGTGCTTAAACTCTCCGAACAGCAAGGG GATCAGAAGAGAAGCTCAGCACAAGAGGCCACCACAGTACCTGCATCTGTGAGTCCAGACACATCTGTACCAG GGAGTCCAGGTTCTGCTGATCCCATGCTGGAAGCCATCATCCAGGAGAAGCTCAAAGGCATCAGCAGAGAGGCGTCCGACAGGAACGATAAATACAGGAAATGCAAGCAGATGCTGATG GAGGAGAAGGAGCGTAGCTGCATGTTTGCTGATGAGCTGGCCAAGACGGAGGTGAAATTTAAGGAGCAACTGAAGACCAATGAGAACCTGAAGCTGCAGTTGGCGTCAGAGGAAGACCGTTACAAG aGCCAGGTAGCAGAGAAGGGACGGGAGCTGAAGGAACTGAAGGACACACTAGCACTTGTtgtgaaagagaaggaaaaactgGAGGGG GAGCTTCAGaagggcagcagcagcaagaagGGGGATCAGGGGGGCAGTGAGAAAACCAGCATGGAGAATATCCAATCCAGTGTGCCTTTATTCCTGCAGTACCCTGTCCCTTACACCCCTGATGCCCCCACCCCTCTGCTGGTCTCTCAGAGCCCCAGCAAGCTGCATTTTGGGAACCCTTACTCCATCTCAGACTCAAAAG ATGAGGCAGATGAGGAGTTCTCAGATGACCAGCTGCTTAGACTCCCCCCTGTGGGCCCGCCTTCTTGGGACAGCAATGTGGTGTGTATCCAACCCACCCGCAATCACAGCCGGCCAGAGGGCCCCGAGGAGTCCgaggaaaagcaaaacaacaat GGTAATACCAATGAACAGCCCACAGCAACTGAAACTCACAGCCCATTTGTGAACGATGGACAAACTGCCTTTTGCTTTGATCCCAG CATGGACATGAAACGATGTCCACTGTGTGAGGTCATCTTCCCACCCAACTACGACCAGAGCAAGTTCGAGGAGCACGTGGAGAGCCACTGGAAAATCTGCCCCATGTGCAGTGAGCAGTTCCCGCTGGATTGCGACCAGAAGGTGTTCGAGAATCACGTGCTCACCCACTTCGACGGCCACACGCTCAACTTCGACTAG
- the tax1bp1b gene encoding tax1-binding protein 1 homolog B isoform X2 — translation MALFLDGTLLGNNMDTSNFAHVIFQNVGKSYLPHAALECHYTLTQFIKPHPKDWVGIFKVGWSTARDYYTFLWSPLPESYVEGTAVNRTVVFQGYYVPNDDGEFYQFCYVTHKGEIRGASTPFLFRANSPSEDELLTVEDECNSDILVVTTKAGFLEQKMEEAQREKDELVTNMALLQQEKEQLETEKESLQKECEQEKETCAQLRRENQELQNSAQALQEEKEEVKMRLEEATARVLQLEEDLIGVTQKGLQKETELDSLKDRVKKVMAEKEALESHLKNEKDEKELYKGDMKALKEQLRQKEEQLQANQQQSSLLAAELRDASSTRDRTMSELYHMKLEADALRQAKTEAHAQCVRLERLVEQMKADAKQEAAKAEEEAAADPAVLAELQREVEDLKLRLHMAAEHYKEKYKECQRLQKQVLKLSEQQGDQKRSSAQEATTVPASVSPDTSVPGSPGSADPMLEAIIQEKLKGISREASDRNDKYRKCKQMLMEEKERSCMFADELAKTEVKFKEQLKTNENLKLQLASEEDRYKSQVAEKGRELKELKDTLALVVKEKEKLEGELQKGSSSKKGDQGGSEKTSMENIQSSVPLFLQYPVPYTPDAPTPLLVSQSPSKLHFGNPYSISDSKDEADEEFSDDQLLRLPPVGPPSWDSNVVCIQPTRNHSRPEGPEESEEKQNNNGNTNEQPTATETHSPFVNDGQTAFCFDPSMDMKRCPLCEVIFPPNYDQSKFEEHVESHWKICPMCSEQFPLDCDQKVFENHVLTHFDGHTLNFD, via the exons ATGGCACTGTTCCTGGACGGGACTTTATTAGGCAACAACATGGACACATCAAACTTTGCCCACGTCATCTTCCAGAATGTAGGGAAGAGTTACCTGCCCCATGCTGCACTGGAGTGTCATTATACCCTGACGCAGTTCATTAAACCACATCCAAAGGACTGGGTTGGCATATTCAAG GTTGGTTGGAGCACAGCGAGGGACTATTACACATTCTTGTGGTCGCCTCTCCCCGAGAGCTATGTGGAAGGCACCGCAGTCAACAGAACAGTGGTCTTTCAGG GATATTATGTACCCAATGACGACGGTGAGTTCTACCAGTTCTGTTATGTGACCCACAAAGGGGAGATCCGGGGAGCCAGCACTCCATTCCTGTTTCGTGCCAACAGCCCTTCAGAGGACGAGCTGCTGACAGTGGAGGATGAATGCAACTCTGACATCCTGGTGGTCACCACCAAAGCTGGCTTTCTTGAG CAAAAGATGGAAGAAgcccagagagagaaagacgagCTGGTCACAAACATGGCTCTCCTGCAGCAAGAGAAAGagcagctggaaacagagaaggagagCCTGCAGAAGGAGTGTGAGCAGGAAAAGGAGACTTGTGCCCAGCTGAGAAGGGAGAACCAA GAGTTGCAGAATTCTGCCCAGGCCttgcaggaggagaaagaggaggttaAGATGAGGCTTGAGGAGGCCACAGCCAGGGTGTTACAGCTGGAAGAAGACTTGATTGGGGTCACCCAGAAGGGTCTACAAAAGGAAACTGAGCTGGACAG TCTGAAGGATAGAGTGAAGAAAGTTATGGCGGAGAAGGAGGCACTTGAATCTCATCTCAAGAATGAGAAAGATGAGAAGGAACTATACAAG GGAGATATGAAGGCTCTGAAGGAACAGCTGCGGCAGAAGGAGGAGCAGCTCCAGGCCAACCAGCAGCAGTCCTCTTTGTTGGCTGCTGAGTTGAGGGATGCCTCTAGCACCCGCGACCGCACCATGTCTGAACTGTACCACATGAAGCTGGAGGCCGATGCCCTCCGACAGGCCAAAACTGAAGCTCATGCCCAGTGTGTCCGCCTGGAACGCCTGGTAGAGCAGATGAAGGCAGATGCCAAGCAAGAAGCT GccaaagcagaagaagaagctgctgcAGACCCAGCTGTTTtagcagagctgcagagggaAGTGGAGGACCTGAAGCTGCGTCTGCACATGGCTGCAGAACACTACAAGGAGAAATACAAAGAATGTCAGCGACTGCAAAAACAAGTGCTTAAACTCTCCGAACAGCAAGGG GATCAGAAGAGAAGCTCAGCACAAGAGGCCACCACAGTACCTGCATCTGTGAGTCCAGACACATCTGTACCAG GGAGTCCAGGTTCTGCTGATCCCATGCTGGAAGCCATCATCCAGGAGAAGCTCAAAGGCATCAGCAGAGAGGCGTCCGACAGGAACGATAAATACAGGAAATGCAAGCAGATGCTGATG GAGGAGAAGGAGCGTAGCTGCATGTTTGCTGATGAGCTGGCCAAGACGGAGGTGAAATTTAAGGAGCAACTGAAGACCAATGAGAACCTGAAGCTGCAGTTGGCGTCAGAGGAAGACCGTTACAAG aGCCAGGTAGCAGAGAAGGGACGGGAGCTGAAGGAACTGAAGGACACACTAGCACTTGTtgtgaaagagaaggaaaaactgGAGGGG GAGCTTCAGaagggcagcagcagcaagaagGGGGATCAGGGGGGCAGTGAGAAAACCAGCATGGAGAATATCCAATCCAGTGTGCCTTTATTCCTGCAGTACCCTGTCCCTTACACCCCTGATGCCCCCACCCCTCTGCTGGTCTCTCAGAGCCCCAGCAAGCTGCATTTTGGGAACCCTTACTCCATCTCAGACTCAAAAG ATGAGGCAGATGAGGAGTTCTCAGATGACCAGCTGCTTAGACTCCCCCCTGTGGGCCCGCCTTCTTGGGACAGCAATGTGGTGTGTATCCAACCCACCCGCAATCACAGCCGGCCAGAGGGCCCCGAGGAGTCCgaggaaaagcaaaacaacaat GGTAATACCAATGAACAGCCCACAGCAACTGAAACTCACAGCCCATTTGTGAACGATGGACAAACTGCCTTTTGCTTTGATCCCAG CATGGACATGAAACGATGTCCACTGTGTGAGGTCATCTTCCCACCCAACTACGACCAGAGCAAGTTCGAGGAGCACGTGGAGAGCCACTGGAAAATCTGCCCCATGTGCAGTGAGCAGTTCCCGCTGGATTGCGACCAGAAGGTGTTCGAGAATCACGTGCTCACCCACTTCGACGGCCACACGCTCAACTTCGACTAG